Sequence from the Angustibacter luteus genome:
CACGACCCGGGTGCTCCTGCACAGCGTCGCGGGCTGTGTCTTCTACGGCGCCTACGCCGCGAAGATGCTGGGACTGCGGCTGCCAGGGCTGCCCGGCTGGGGGATCCCGGTGCTCGGTGGCACGGTGTTCGCCGTCCTGGTGCTGACCTGGCTCACCTCGGCCCTGTGGTTCTTCACCCGTTCCGGCCTGCCGTTGACGTGAGCGGAGGAACCTGATGGCCATCGAGCCCCTGACCCGGCGGTCCGCCCTGACCGGACTGGCCGTCGCGGGTGCGGCCGCGGTCGTGGGATTCGTGGTGGCCCGCGCGAGCCGGCCCGACTCCGCCGCCGCGGCGAGCGGTGCGGCCAACAGCTACGGCGCGGACCCGAGCGGCGGTCAGGTCCTGGCCACCCTGGGCCAGGTGCCACCGGGTGGCGGCCTGGTCCTGGCTGACCGCAGGATCGTGCTGACCCGCGGTCAGGGCGACGACGTCCACGCGTTCTCCGCGGTCTGCACCCACCAGGGATGCACCGTCTCGTCCGTGGCCGACGGCGTCATCCTCTGCCCGTGCCACAGCAGCCGGTTCGACGCGCGGACCGGAGTGGTCCTGGACGGCCCGGCACCCCGCCCGCTCCCCCCGGTCGCCGTGACCGTCAGCGGCGACGACGTCCTGACGAGCTAGGAGGTTCCTATGCGCGTGCTCGTCACGCTTCCGACACTGCTCTGGCTGGTCGCGGTGGGTCTGGCCGTCGGCGCGCTGCTGGCGCTCGGCTGACGACTACCCGGGGCGGGTGATCCCAGGCGACCGCGCCCGCGACATCGTGAGCAGTCAGAGGCGGATCCCGAGGCATCGGTAGGCCAACGTGAACATCCTGGTCGGCGCGATCGCCGTCATCATCATCACGTCCGTGACGGTGACGGTGATGCTGCTCGTCCGGCGAGGGGCGCCCGAGGGGAGCTACTTCAAGGACGGCGACCGGGCGTCGGGTGTCTTCGGTGTGATCGCGACCGGGTTCTCGGTGCTGCTCGGCTTCATCATCTTCCTCGCGTTCGACTCCTACGACGAGTCGCGTGCCGGAGCCGAGGACGAGGCGACCGTTGTGGTCCAGCAGGTGCAGACGGCCCAGTTCCTGCCGCCCAGCACCGCAAACGCCCTGACCGGCGAGCTGATCTGCTACGCCCGCACGGTGTCCGGCCCCGAGTGGGATGCGCTGGCGTCCGGCACGCTCGGCGACTCGATCAACCCCTGGGGCGTCGCGATGTTCCACACGATCCGGGCCGCGAACCCGACCACGACGGCCGAGCAGTCGGCGTACGACCGGTGGATGGACCAGACGTCGGACCGCGAACAGGCTCGCATGCAACGGGTGCACGGCGCCGAGGGCATCATCCCCGTGCCGCTCTGGATGGTGCTCGGCGTCATCTCGGTCGTGATCTTCGTCTTCATGCTGTTCTTCGCCGACAGCGGTGAGGGCCGTTGGACGCAGGGGATCCTGATGGGCAGCGTGACCGTGGTGGTGAGCCTGCTGCTCATGCTGCTCGTGTTCTTCGACCACCCGCACGGCAACGGTGTCGGGCGCCTGCACCCGACCGCGATGGAACGCACGCTGCGGTTGACTGCTGCCGAGCTCGCAGCGGCCGGCACCAGCGTGACACCCCCGTGTGACGCGCATGGTCGAGCCGGCTGACGCCGCCACCGCCGGGCGCAGGAACCGGGCCGAGCTGCTCGCGACCGTGCTGCTGGTGGTGGCCGCGGTCGCGACGTCCTGGAGCAGCTACCAGGCGGCGCGCTGGCACGGCGAGCAGGCGGCCGCCACGAGCCGGACCTCCGCGATCAGGATCCAGGCGGCGCGAGCGGACAGCCTGGCGGACTCGCAGACGCAGGTCGACGTCGCCACCTTCATCGCGTGGGCCGACGCCGACCAGCGCGGGGACGCCAAGGTGGCCGACTTCTACGTCGACCGGTTCCGACCGGAGTTCAAGACCGCGTTCGAGGCCTGGCTGGCCACCGATCCGCTGACCAGCCCCGGTGCGGCGAAGACCCCGTTCGCCATGCCGAGCTATGCACCTGCCGCGCGCGCCACCGCCGACAAGCTGGACGCGGCCGCCGAGGTGTCGGCCGCCGAGGTGACCCGGGACATCCAGCGGGCCAGCAACTACGTCCTCACCGTGGTGCTCTACAGCGTCGCGCTGTTCTTCGCCGGGATGAGCACCAAGATCCGCAACCCGCTCTTACGACTGACCCTCGTCGGGGCCGGTTGCGCCGTCCTGCTCGGGACGCTCGTCTGGGTCGCGACGTTCCCGATCAGTCTGAAGGTCTGACCGTCCTGGTCATCACCAGACGCCGCCCGGTCCGTCCGCGGCGAACGGGTCCGGCCGGCAGATCAGGTCAGCGACCAGGCCGGTCCAGCCGGTCTGGTGGGTGGCGCCCAGACCGGCGCCGTTGTCGCCGTGGAAGTACTCGTTGAACGTGATGTTGTCCCGCCAGCGCGGGTCGTTCTGCAGCTTGTCCACCTGGCCGTAGCTCGGGCGGCGGCCGTCGGGTCCACGCAGGAAGAGCGAGATCAGCCGCCGACGGAGGTCCTGCGCGCAGACGTCCAGCTCGACGACCTGGCCGCTACCGGTGGGGTACTCGATCACCGAGACCTCACCGAGGTTGCGGGCGTTGCGCTGCAGCGCCCGGACGACGAGGTAGTTGACCGGCATCCACACCGGACCGCGCCAGTTGGAGTTGCCGCCGAACATCCCGGTGCTGGACTCGGCGGGCTCGTAGTCGACCGAGGCGACGCCGCCGTCGAGGTCGATGAACACGGGGTGGTCCCGGTGGTACCGGGACAGCGCGCGCAGCCCGTACGGCGAGAGGAACTCGTCCTCGTCGAAGACCCGGCTCAGCACCCGGAGCCCGTCCCCCGGCGGGACGACGCCCAGGACGAGCACCTCGTCGTCGGCGCGCTTCAGGACCTGCCCGCGGCCCTTCGCCAGCTCCTCCGGGTCGAACCGCCCGACGAAGCGCCGGAAGCGCTTGTTCAGCGTGCCCAACGGCCCGAGCAGCCCCGGCCCGAGCACCACCGTCGACAGCAAGGGCAGCACGCCGACGATGGACCGGACCTTGATCGGCACCTGGGTGCCGTCGGCCAGGTGCAGGACGTCGTAGAAGAACCCGTCCTCCTCGTCCCAGAGGCCGGTCGACCGCATGGCGTCGGCGATCAGCACGAAGTGCTCGATGAACTTCACCTCGATGTCGGTCCAGCTGTCGTCCTCGGCGGCGAGCTCGTTCGCGATCTGCAGCAGGCTGAGTGCGTAGAACGCCATCCACGCGGTGCCGTCGGCCTGCTCCAGCCGGGCACCGGCGGGCAGGTGCGAGCGGTCCAGCGCGCTGATGTTGTCCAGGCCGAGGAAGCCGCCGCCGAAGACGTTGTCGCCCTCGGGGTCGATGCGGTTGACCCACCAGGTGAAGTTGATGAGCAGCTTCGGCAGCAGCCTTGCCAGGAAGGTGCGGTCGCGCCGTCCGTCGATGTCCCACACGTGCAGCGCCGCCCAGGCGTGCACGGGTGGGTTGGTGTCTCCGAACGCCCACTCGTACGCGGGCAGCGCGCCGTTGGGGTGCTGGAACCACTCCCGGCACAGCGCCAGCAGCTGGTACTTCGCGAAGGCCGGGTCGACGTGGGCGAGTGCCACGGTGTGGAAGGCCAGGTCCCAGGCGGCGAACCACGGGTACTCCCACGGATCAGGCATGGACATGATGTCCCGCGCGTCCAGGTGGGTCCAGGCGGCGTTGCGCCCGCCTCGGCGCTGCTCGGCGGGCGGCGGCTGGGTGGGGTCGCCGTTCAACCACCGCTTCACGTCGAAGCAGTAGAACTGCTTGCCCCAGAGCATGCCGGCGAACGCCTGCCGGGCCACCAGTCGCTCGTCGTCGCCGACGTCAGACGCAATCACCTCGCCGTAGAACTCGTCGGCGTCCGCCTGGCGCTGGGCGAGCACGTCGTCGAAGTCGGCGCCGAACGCCGGTTCGGTGGACGGCGGTCGCAGCCGCACACGGATGGTCCGGGTCTGCCCCGGCTCGACCGCCAGCTGGTACCAGGCGGCGCACTTGGTCCCGGTGCCGTCGGGGTTCACGGTCGCGGCGCCCGAGACGACGTGGTCGTTGATGCCGTCCTTCGGGAACGCCGGCGAGTCCGCCGAGCCGAAGAGCCGGCCGGTGTTGGTGTCGTTCTCGCAGAACAACAGCTCGGGTGCGGCGCCGTCCGTGGTGTCCGCGGCGTCGACCTCCCAGACCAGCTCGCCGTACGTCGGGTGGTCGACCGCCACCCGGTCCGGTCCGAGGGTCCGCAGCGACGGACGCGGCGCGTCGACGTCCCAGGCCCAGGTGTTGCGGAACCACAGGTGCGGCAGCACGTGCAGCGCCGCGGCGTCCGGCCCGGCGTTGGTGACGCTGACCTCCATCAGCAGGTCGTGCGGGTCGGCCTTGGCGTGCACCACGTCGACCACCCAGTACCGGTCGTCGTCGAACACCCCCGTGTCGAGCAGCTCGTACTCCGGCTGGCTGTGGTCGCGTTTTCCGTTCTCGGACACCAGGTCTGCGTAGGGGAACGCGGCCTGCGGGTAGTGGTAGCGCCACTTCAGCCACGAGTGGCTGGGCAGCGCATCGAGGAACCACCAGTACTCCTTGGCGTCCTCGCCGTGGTTGCCCTGCGGGCCGGTCAGGCCGAACATCCGCTCCTTGAGGATCGGGTCACGTCCGTTCCACAGGGCCAACGCGAGGCAGAGGTTCTGGCCGACGTCGCTGACGCCGGCCATCCCGTCCTCACCCCAGCGGTAGGCGCGGGATCGGGCGTGGTCGTGCGGGAAGTAGTCCCAGGCCTCGCCGTCGGCGCTGTAGTCCTCGCGCACCGTGCCCCAGGAACGCTCGGAGAGGTACGGACCCCAGTGGTACCAGGGGGTCGCCTCGAACAGGCCGTCCTCGGGGTGGCCGAACGAGTCCACCCTGCTGCGTTCCACGCCGGTCATCGGCGCTCCCATCCGTGAGACATCTACCGCGGACTCTGGCAGCGCCGTCCGGGGACGGCCTCACCCGTGCAAGGTGATGCCGAGGATGGGCACTCAGCGGGGTAGCGCCGTCCCCGGACCACCTGGACGGGGTTTCCTAAATGGCCCGTGTTGCCCCGGTCAGCGCACTAGCCTGGGCGCATCGTGGAGGACCCCGGGGCGCCGTCCGAGCTCGACCTGCTCGTCGAGCTCACCGCCGTGTCGTCGGACGACGACCGCGAGGTGTACGCCTGGCGCCACCCGTCGATCCTCGAACCAGGCGTGGCTGAGCGCCTGGCACCGCAGGTGGAGAAGGCACCTCCTGACGCCCGCCCCGCGATGGCGGGGGCCCTGGCCTACCTGTGGGACGTCCGCCACCGGTACGAGGAGTACGACGCCGGCTACCCGGTCGGCATCGGGCCCGTCGAGGGCGTGTGGCAGCAGGTCGACTCCGGTGCGATCTCCCTGGCCGAGGGTGTCCGCCGGGTACGTGCACCCGCGTTTACCGCTGTCCTCTCCAGCCGCTACCTCACAGCGCTCGCGCACTGGATCGGCGACCAGGTGTCGCGCGGGGGCTGGCGCCCGAGCCTGCAGATGGCACGACTGGCGCGGGCCGCCGCTGACGGCGCCACTGATGCCGTGGCGCCGCTCACCGCGCACGTGGCGATCGCCGTCGCCTGGGTCGAGGTCGCGAAGGTTGCCCTCGCCGACGTCCCGGACGGCGCCCTGCTCGCCGAGTCGCGGACCCTCTGCGAGAGCGTGCTCGCCAGGTTGGGACCGGACGGCGATCCGCGCTCGCGCGCCTCGGTGTGGTTCAGCCTCGGGACGCTCTACCTGGATCCCTACGTCGCCGGGGCGAGCACCGGGCACCTCGCGGATCGCAGCGAGGCCTGGCAGCAGCGTGGGGCGATCGCGGCGGCGGGCCGGGGCGTCGACGAGGTGCCGCCCATGCCCGAGCTGCTCGACGCACTCGAGCTCGCCGAGGACTTCCTCCGTCGCTCACTGGCCCTGCGCGGGCCCGGTCGACGGGCCGTGGCCCTCAAGGCGCTGGTCGACGTGCTGACCTGGCGCAACGAGCTGACCCAAGAGAACGACTCCCAGGACATCACCGCGGTGTGCCGAGAGGCGCTCGCCGATCTCGGCGAGGAGGCCCACGCGCGACTTCGCCTGTCCTTGCTGAGCGCGCTGCAGTTCTACGGGGAGGAGGTGGACGTCGACGCCGTCGGGCCGGTGCTCGTCGCGCCTCCCGAGGAGCTCGCCGAGGCCTTGGGGGCCGAGAACGCGGCCACGACCCTGCTGACCGCCATCCGCCTGGTGCTCCCCACGCAGCCGCGAACCGCGTTGGACGCCGTGAAGCGCCTCCAGCCGTTCTTTTCCGCCGGCACCGACGACCTTCGGGTCGCCGCCCTCGAGGTGGAGCTGACCGCATTGGCGGACAGCCTGGTCGGGACGCTGCCGACCCGAGGATCCCTGGCCGCCGACGTTCGGGAGGTGCAGGCCCGGGCCACGACCGAGGGCTGGAACGGCGCCCACCGCGCGGCGGCGATGCTCCGCCTCGCGGGCCGGGCGAGCGCCACGGACGAGGAAGCGCTCGGCCTCGAGCTGATCGACCAGATCCCTACGATCAGCCCCATCGTCGCGTCCGAGCACTGGCAGCTCGTGGCGTGGCTGCGCACCATCCTGCAGCTGGACATGGGGGTCAACGCGTTCCGCGCCGCCCGGTGGGCGGAGTGCGCGGACTGGTACGCGCGGGCCCTGTCCGGGTTCCTGGACCTGGGTCTCGACGACCGCGCGCTCGCGACGCTGCTGCGCGTCGGCGACATCACCAGCCGCGCGGACACACCGGTCGAGGCCGCGTTCCTGCGGGCGCTCGCGCCCAACGCCGCGCGGATCGAGACACGGCTCGGTGACGGCGCGACCGAGGTCATCCAGGACATGGTCCGGTTGGCGATGGTGACGTTCAGCGGCCGGGCCATCAGCGGTGAGGCGATGAACCTGCTGTGGCAGGTCGCGAAGGGCGCCCGGCTTGCCCCGGTGCTCGCGGCAACCAGTGACTACGACCCGACACGGGACGAGTACCCCGCCCGCCTCCTCGCCCAGATCGCGGACCTGCGGGCAGAGCTGGCCGTCGAGCCGGGCGTCTCGGGTCGCGACCCGGAGGTGCTGCTCGACGAGGACTCGGTGCTCACGGCGTACGCACGTCGACGGTCCGTCGATGGTGGCTCGACGCTGGAGGAGCAGATCGTCAACCTCGAGCACGCGTTCGACGAGGTGGTCACCCAGCGGATGCTCCTGACGCCCGGGGTGGCCTCGGCGGCCTACTTGTCCCTCGAGGAGGTCCAGCAGACGCTGTCCGACCGCACCGTCCTCATCAGCCTGTACCTCGGGGCGGCGGAGGACGGCCGCATGGCGGTCTACGTCCTGTACCTGACGGACACCGACGTCGGCGTGAGCGTCATCCCCCACGGCTTCCCGTTCAGCATGATCGAGATGGGGGGCCTGACCGCCAACCCGTTCGGACTGATCGTCGCAGCCACGAGGCGCGCCGTCATGGAGCCGCCGCTCGGCCGGCGACTGGCGTCCCGCGAGGCCGAGGACACCCTGGCGACCTACCTACCGGGTCTGCTCGGTCACGTCAGCGAGCGCCTGACGGAGTTCCGGGCCTCCGGGCGGGACCACCTGTGCATCGTGCCGCACGGGCCCCTGCACTACTTCCCCTTCCACCTGCTCGGTCCACCCGGCCACCCGCTGGCGGAGGACTTCGCGGTCACCTACCTGCCGCACCTCTACCTGCTGGCGGGACGCGACGGCGTGGCGCCGGCCGTGCCGATCGGTACCGCGGTCGGTCTCGGCTTCGCGGACGACGGGCGACCTGGGCTGCACCCGCTGCCCGAGGCGGTGCCGGAGGCGAAGGACGTCGCGGCACTGTTCGGCAGCGGCGCCCTCACCGACGAACGTGCGACGGAACCCGCTGTGGTCGAGGCGCTGTCCACGTCCGGTGTCGTGCACCTCGCGACCCACGGCCGGCACAACGTCGACGCTCCCGCGTTCCAGACGCTGTACGTCCACCCCACGGCCGAAACCGACGGCCGGCTGCACGCCTACGAGCTGCTCGGCCGCGACCTCAGTGGCCTGCGCCTGCTCACGTTGAGCGCCTGCGAGACGGCACTGGGCCGGTTCGACCGGGGCGACAACCTCCGCGGCCTGCCGGCGAGCTTCTTCATCAGCGGGGTCCGCACGCTGATCGGGACGCTGTGGACCGTGCCGGATCCCGTCTCGCGCCACTTCTTCACGACGTTCCACCGCAACCGTGCCGACGGCCGCTCGCTGCTCGACGCGTTCGTTGCAGCCCAACGCGAAACCAGGACGTCGTACCCGCAGTACCGTGACT
This genomic interval carries:
- a CDS encoding Rieske (2Fe-2S) protein — protein: MAIEPLTRRSALTGLAVAGAAAVVGFVVARASRPDSAAAASGAANSYGADPSGGQVLATLGQVPPGGGLVLADRRIVLTRGQGDDVHAFSAVCTHQGCTVSSVADGVILCPCHSSRFDARTGVVLDGPAPRPLPPVAVTVSGDDVLTS
- a CDS encoding MGH1-like glycoside hydrolase domain-containing protein; the encoded protein is MTGVERSRVDSFGHPEDGLFEATPWYHWGPYLSERSWGTVREDYSADGEAWDYFPHDHARSRAYRWGEDGMAGVSDVGQNLCLALALWNGRDPILKERMFGLTGPQGNHGEDAKEYWWFLDALPSHSWLKWRYHYPQAAFPYADLVSENGKRDHSQPEYELLDTGVFDDDRYWVVDVVHAKADPHDLLMEVSVTNAGPDAAALHVLPHLWFRNTWAWDVDAPRPSLRTLGPDRVAVDHPTYGELVWEVDAADTTDGAAPELLFCENDTNTGRLFGSADSPAFPKDGINDHVVSGAATVNPDGTGTKCAAWYQLAVEPGQTRTIRVRLRPPSTEPAFGADFDDVLAQRQADADEFYGEVIASDVGDDERLVARQAFAGMLWGKQFYCFDVKRWLNGDPTQPPPAEQRRGGRNAAWTHLDARDIMSMPDPWEYPWFAAWDLAFHTVALAHVDPAFAKYQLLALCREWFQHPNGALPAYEWAFGDTNPPVHAWAALHVWDIDGRRDRTFLARLLPKLLINFTWWVNRIDPEGDNVFGGGFLGLDNISALDRSHLPAGARLEQADGTAWMAFYALSLLQIANELAAEDDSWTDIEVKFIEHFVLIADAMRSTGLWDEEDGFFYDVLHLADGTQVPIKVRSIVGVLPLLSTVVLGPGLLGPLGTLNKRFRRFVGRFDPEELAKGRGQVLKRADDEVLVLGVVPPGDGLRVLSRVFDEDEFLSPYGLRALSRYHRDHPVFIDLDGGVASVDYEPAESSTGMFGGNSNWRGPVWMPVNYLVVRALQRNARNLGEVSVIEYPTGSGQVVELDVCAQDLRRRLISLFLRGPDGRRPSYGQVDKLQNDPRWRDNITFNEYFHGDNGAGLGATHQTGWTGLVADLICRPDPFAADGPGGVW
- a CDS encoding CHAT domain-containing protein, translated to MEDPGAPSELDLLVELTAVSSDDDREVYAWRHPSILEPGVAERLAPQVEKAPPDARPAMAGALAYLWDVRHRYEEYDAGYPVGIGPVEGVWQQVDSGAISLAEGVRRVRAPAFTAVLSSRYLTALAHWIGDQVSRGGWRPSLQMARLARAAADGATDAVAPLTAHVAIAVAWVEVAKVALADVPDGALLAESRTLCESVLARLGPDGDPRSRASVWFSLGTLYLDPYVAGASTGHLADRSEAWQQRGAIAAAGRGVDEVPPMPELLDALELAEDFLRRSLALRGPGRRAVALKALVDVLTWRNELTQENDSQDITAVCREALADLGEEAHARLRLSLLSALQFYGEEVDVDAVGPVLVAPPEELAEALGAENAATTLLTAIRLVLPTQPRTALDAVKRLQPFFSAGTDDLRVAALEVELTALADSLVGTLPTRGSLAADVREVQARATTEGWNGAHRAAAMLRLAGRASATDEEALGLELIDQIPTISPIVASEHWQLVAWLRTILQLDMGVNAFRAARWAECADWYARALSGFLDLGLDDRALATLLRVGDITSRADTPVEAAFLRALAPNAARIETRLGDGATEVIQDMVRLAMVTFSGRAISGEAMNLLWQVAKGARLAPVLAATSDYDPTRDEYPARLLAQIADLRAELAVEPGVSGRDPEVLLDEDSVLTAYARRRSVDGGSTLEEQIVNLEHAFDEVVTQRMLLTPGVASAAYLSLEEVQQTLSDRTVLISLYLGAAEDGRMAVYVLYLTDTDVGVSVIPHGFPFSMIEMGGLTANPFGLIVAATRRAVMEPPLGRRLASREAEDTLATYLPGLLGHVSERLTEFRASGRDHLCIVPHGPLHYFPFHLLGPPGHPLAEDFAVTYLPHLYLLAGRDGVAPAVPIGTAVGLGFADDGRPGLHPLPEAVPEAKDVAALFGSGALTDERATEPAVVEALSTSGVVHLATHGRHNVDAPAFQTLYVHPTAETDGRLHAYELLGRDLSGLRLLTLSACETALGRFDRGDNLRGLPASFFISGVRTLIGTLWTVPDPVSRHFFTTFHRNRADGRSLLDAFVAAQRETRTSYPQYRDWGAFTFSGDWVDRDAAPGEDP